From Granulicella sp. WH15, the proteins below share one genomic window:
- a CDS encoding extracellular solute-binding protein, with amino-acid sequence MIELTGITWNHTRGYLPMVATAQRFSELHPEVSITWQKRSLQQFADAPLADLAARFDMMVIDHPSMGEAAHAGLLLKLDEHLPLEFLADQAANSVGQSHASYNYEGHQYALAIDAATPVSGWRPDLLARAGVEAPKTWDDLLTLARRGLVTVPAIPIDSLMNLFMLANALGSEPFTTRGEVIAAPQGIAALRMLRELVQLSAPGSIERNPIKTWQLLADSDTVAYCPFAYGYSNYARLGYGAHVLHNGGLVSFEGKTLRSTLGGAGLAISRSCKHLETALAYAEFTASELTQRTLYVESGGQSGHRAAWLSAEVNAHTHGFFANTLPTLDAAWVRPRWPGFIGFQDEASNLVHHYLVHGGEELQVLESMNQALKQAEGRA; translated from the coding sequence ATGATCGAGCTTACCGGTATTACCTGGAACCATACGCGCGGCTATCTGCCGATGGTCGCGACCGCGCAACGCTTCTCCGAGCTGCATCCCGAGGTCTCGATCACGTGGCAGAAGCGTTCGCTACAGCAGTTTGCTGACGCGCCGCTGGCCGATCTCGCCGCGCGCTTCGACATGATGGTGATCGACCATCCATCCATGGGCGAGGCCGCGCACGCCGGGCTTCTGCTGAAGCTGGACGAGCACCTGCCGCTGGAGTTTCTGGCCGATCAGGCTGCGAATTCGGTGGGCCAGTCGCACGCGAGTTACAACTACGAAGGCCACCAGTACGCGCTGGCGATTGATGCGGCGACGCCCGTGTCGGGTTGGCGACCGGACTTGCTCGCGCGAGCTGGGGTTGAAGCACCGAAGACCTGGGACGACCTGCTGACGCTCGCGCGGCGCGGACTGGTGACGGTGCCGGCGATCCCCATCGACAGTCTGATGAACCTCTTCATGCTGGCGAATGCGCTGGGCTCGGAGCCCTTTACGACGCGGGGTGAGGTGATCGCGGCCCCGCAGGGCATCGCGGCGCTCCGGATGCTTCGCGAGTTGGTGCAACTTAGCGCGCCGGGATCGATCGAGCGCAATCCGATCAAGACGTGGCAGTTACTGGCCGACTCGGACACGGTGGCATACTGCCCGTTTGCCTATGGCTACTCGAACTACGCACGGCTGGGTTATGGCGCGCATGTGCTGCACAATGGCGGTCTGGTGAGCTTCGAGGGCAAGACGTTGCGGTCGACGCTGGGAGGCGCGGGGCTGGCTATCTCGCGGAGTTGCAAGCATCTGGAGACAGCGCTGGCGTATGCCGAGTTCACGGCCTCCGAGTTGACGCAGAGGACGCTGTACGTGGAGTCGGGCGGCCAGTCAGGGCATCGCGCCGCGTGGCTGAGCGCCGAGGTGAACGCGCACACGCACGGCTTCTTCGCCAACACGCTGCCGACGCTCGATGCGGCGTGGGTACGTCCGCGCTGGCCGGGCTTTATCGGCTTTCAGGATGAGGCTTCGAACCTGGTGCATCACTACCTTGTGCACGGCGGAGAGGAGTTGCAGGTGCTTGAGAGCATGAATCAGGCGCTCAAACAGGCGGAGGGACGGGCATGA
- a CDS encoding MaoC/PaaZ C-terminal domain-containing protein, with protein MTSEMFFEDFILGTERETVGRTITETDVVLHAGQTGDFYPHHMDAEWCKTQPFGQRMAHGTLVFSVAVGMTAGAINPRAMSYGYDRLRFVRPVFLNDTIHVRVFIRELRDDAKRPAHGIVVEGLEVKNQRGETVLVAEHLLLVERKLTRV; from the coding sequence ATGACCAGCGAGATGTTCTTCGAAGACTTCATCCTCGGCACCGAACGCGAGACCGTCGGCCGCACCATCACCGAGACCGACGTAGTGCTGCACGCCGGACAGACCGGCGACTTCTACCCGCACCACATGGACGCGGAGTGGTGCAAGACCCAGCCCTTCGGCCAGCGCATGGCTCACGGCACGCTGGTCTTCAGCGTGGCCGTCGGCATGACCGCCGGGGCCATCAACCCGCGCGCCATGAGCTATGGGTACGATCGCCTGCGCTTCGTGCGGCCGGTCTTTCTCAACGACACCATCCACGTCCGCGTCTTCATCAGGGAGCTACGCGACGACGCCAAGCGGCCCGCGCACGGCATCGTCGTCGAAGGACTCGAGGTGAAGAATCAGCGTGGCGAGACGGTTCTCGTAGCCGAACACCTGCTGCTCGTCGAACGCAAACTTACCCGCGTCTAG